The genomic interval TTCCTTACTGACTGATGGGATGTAGGTGGGTTATCTGCGACCActcgagctgcaggataTCTGGACGGTGAATCCCAACCGGGCCGTCGATGTGTTGTCGGAACGGCTAGATgctgcgctggagaagcgaATGAAGAGTGGGAAAAAACGTGCGCTAGCGTGGGCGCTGTTCGATACTTTCAAATTCGAGTTTCTGCTGGGCGGCATCTGCCAGTTCTTCAGCTCGCTCCTCCTAGTCTTTGCGCCCTATATGACTCGCTACCTGATCGCATTTGCCACAGAGGCTTGGAATGCTAAGGAAAAAGGCCTCCCTGCTCCGAATATTGGGCGTGGGATGGGGTTTACTGTTGGTATAACACTCATGCAAGCATGTCAGAGTATGTGTACGAACCAGTTTATCTACCGGGGCCAGATGGTTGGCGGGCAGACTCGAGCGGTCCTGATTTCACAGGTCTTCAACAAGGCCATGAGACTGTCGGGCCGGGCTAAGGCAGGAGGCCAGGCGACGGATGAAGAAATCAAAAAATTGGAAGCGACCAAGGAAGCCCTTTTGAAGTCAGAcggaaaggagaaaaaagatcCTAAGGCtgcccccgccgccgcagcagctcaGGGCGTGGCAGGcgatggccgaggatggaaCAATGGCCGGATCGTAGCGCTGATGAGTATCGACGTCGACCGAATCAACTTGGCCTTCGGCATGTTCCATATGATCTGGACGGCACCCATTACCATCATCGTGACTCTGATTCTACTCTTGGTTAATATCGGGTACAGTTGTCTGGCCGGATATGGCCTGCTGGTCTTCGGAGTACCCTTCTTGACCTACGCGGTGCGATTCTTGGTGAAACGCCGGAGGAACATTAACAAGATCACCGACCAACGGGTTTCATTGACGCAAGAAATCCTGCAAGCGGTGCGATTCGTCAAATACTTCGGCTGGGAAAGTAGCTTCTTGAGTCGCCTCAAGGCAATTCGCAAGCGGGAGATTCGATCCATCCAGACCTTGCTAGCCGTCCGAAACGGTATTCTGTGCGTGTCGCTGGCTATTCCCACCTTCGCCTCGATGCTGTCCTTCATCACTTATGCTCTGTCGAAACATGACCTGAACCCGGCCCcgatcttctcgtctctGGCCTTGTTCAACTCGCTCCGAATGCCACTCAACATGCTGCCGATGGTGATTGGTCAGGTTACGGATGCATGGACTGCTCTCAACCGAATCCAGgaatttcttcttgccgaggAGCAGAGGGAGGACATCGAaaaggatgagaagatggagaatGCTATTGAAATGGAGCATGCATCGTTCACCTGGGAACGCTTGCCCACGGAAAATGAGGAAAGCAAGACCGGGAATAAGAAAGCCGACAAGGCGGCGCAAGCGGTACTAGCGTCTAAGAACGACGACAACACCGCCGATGACACTCCCGTCGAACCATTTAAGCTGAATGACCTGACCCTCGAGGTGGGACGCCATGAGCTGATTGCAGTGATTGGCACGGTCGGCTGCGGCAAGAGCTCTCTGCTCTCAGCTCTGGCTGGCGATATGCGAGTGACGGATGGCTCTGTTCGCCTAAGCACAACGCGGGCATTCTGTCCGCAGTATGCCTGGATCCAGAATACCACCGTTCAGAAGAACATTTTGTTTGGAAAAGAGTATGACGAAGACTGGTACAACAAAGTGATTGATGCCTGCGCCTTGGGTCCGGATCTTGATATCCTCCCCCATGGCGACCAGACCGAGATTGGCGAGCGTGGAATTACGGTATCGGGTGGCCAGAAGCAACGTCTGAACATTGCTCGTGCTATTTACTTTAATGCTGAATTCGTGCTCTTGGACGATCCTTTGTCGGCGGTCGATGCACATGTCGGGCGCCATATCATGGACAAAGCTATTTGTGGCCTTCTGAAAGACCGATGTCGGATTCTGGCAACTCATCAGCTCCATGTCCTCAACCGATGTGATCGGGTTATTGTCATGGACGAAGGTCGCATCCAGGCGGTTGATACCTACGATAACCTGATGCGGGACAATGAAGTTTTCCAGCGGCTCATGTCCACGACGGGACAGGAGGACGCGAGCGAGAAGACAGAAGAGATTGCGGAAGAGGTGCccgacgagaagaaggcggacGAGAAGACAGCGGACGAGAAGACAGCGGTTGCGCCCGGAAAGCCATCCGCCGCATTGATgcagcaagaagaaaaggccaCAGCTTCGGTTGGGTTCGATGTGTGGAAGGCATACATCAAAGCCTCTGGAAGCCTCTTCAACGCTCTCGTGGTGATGCTCCTGCTGGCGATGGCCAACGTTGCCAACATTTGGACCAGTCTGTGGCTCTCCTACTGGACATCCGACAAGTACCCGAGCCTGTCGACCGGCCAATACGTTGGCATCTATGCTGGTCTGGGAGGCAGTGTCGTCGTCCTCATGTTCGTCTTCTCGACCTATATGACCACATGCGGAACAAACGCCAGCAGAACAATGCTACATCGCGCAATGACTCGTGTGCTTCGAGCGCCTATGTCTTTCTTTGACACCACGCCGCTCGGACGGATCACCAACCGCTTCTCGAAGGATATTCAGGTGATGGACAATGAGCTTTCGGATGCCATGCGTATCTACGCAttgaccatgaccatgatcaTTTCCGTCATGGTTCTGatcattgtcttcttccactACGTAAGTATCTCATCCTGTGCTTTCTGGGCCGAATCGCTGACTTTCTCTAGTTTGTCATTGCTCTTGCTCCACTGTTCATCCTATTCCTTCTGGCCTCCAACTACTACCGAGCCTCTGCCCGCGAGATGAAGCGACACGAGGCAGTTTTGCGCTCGATGGTCTATGCACGATTCGGTGAAGCTATCACTGGTACCGCGTGCATTCGAGCTTATGGAGTGGAGCACCAGTTCCGGCGCAGTATCCGTGATTCGATCGACGTGATGAACGGGGCGTATTTCCTGACCTTTTCCAACCAGCGCTGGCTTAGCGTGCGGCTAGATGCCGTGGCGACCTCGCTCGTCTTTGTGACGGGTGTTTTGGTCGTCACCTCTCGATTCAATGTCTCCCCTAGCAT from Penicillium psychrofluorescens genome assembly, chromosome: 5 carries:
- a CDS encoding uncharacterized protein (ID:PFLUO_007844-T1.cds;~source:funannotate), with the translated sequence MSAPADPLTQVVVGDAEKLQAASSSSRSAASADGEEAKAADSTLQPPPTEHKKRWYRRLNPLRWQKPPPVPEERTPSREYGASFFSTISFQWMSPLMQVGYLRPLELQDIWTVNPNRAVDVLSERLDAALEKRMKSGKKRALAWALFDTFKFEFLLGGICQFFSSLLLVFAPYMTRYLIAFATEAWNAKEKGLPAPNIGRGMGFTVGITLMQACQSMCTNQFIYRGQMVGGQTRAVLISQVFNKAMRLSGRAKAGGQATDEEIKKLEATKEALLKSDGKEKKDPKAAPAAAAAQGVAGDGRGWNNGRIVALMSIDVDRINLAFGMFHMIWTAPITIIVTLILLLVNIGYSCLAGYGLLVFGVPFLTYAVRFLVKRRRNINKITDQRVSLTQEILQAVRFVKYFGWESSFLSRLKAIRKREIRSIQTLLAVRNGILCVSLAIPTFASMLSFITYALSKHDLNPAPIFSSLALFNSLRMPLNMLPMVIGQVTDAWTALNRIQEFLLAEEQREDIEKDEKMENAIEMEHASFTWERLPTENEESKTGNKKADKAAQAVLASKNDDNTADDTPVEPFKLNDLTLEVGRHELIAVIGTVGCGKSSLLSALAGDMRVTDGSVRLSTTRAFCPQYAWIQNTTVQKNILFGKEYDEDWYNKVIDACALGPDLDILPHGDQTEIGERGITVSGGQKQRLNIARAIYFNAEFVLLDDPLSAVDAHVGRHIMDKAICGLLKDRCRILATHQLHVLNRCDRVIVMDEGRIQAVDTYDNLMRDNEVFQRLMSTTGQEDASEKTEEIAEEVPDEKKADEKTADEKTAVAPGKPSAALMQQEEKATASVGFDVWKAYIKASGSLFNALVVMLLLAMANVANIWTSLWLSYWTSDKYPSLSTGQYVGIYAGLGGSVVVLMFVFSTYMTTCGTNASRTMLHRAMTRVLRAPMSFFDTTPLGRITNRFSKDIQVMDNELSDAMRIYALTMTMIISVMVLIIVFFHYFVIALAPLFILFLLASNYYRASAREMKRHEAVLRSMVYARFGEAITGTACIRAYGVEHQFRRSIRDSIDVMNGAYFLTFSNQRWLSVRLDAVATSLVFVTGVLVVTSRFNVSPSISGLVLSYILSIAQMLQFTVRQLAEVENDMNATERVHYYGTQLEEEAPLQLAPVAESWPEKGRITFDNVHMRYRAGLPLVLKGLTVDVQGGERIGIVGRTGAGKSSIMSALFRLTELSGGTIKIDGTDIATVGLNDLRSRLAIIPQDPALFRGTIRSNLDPFNEHGDLELWTALRQAYLIGQDSVEPGAEGLPSGPASGTVTPTTGSDLKPQQHNKLTLESPVDEEGLNFSLGQRQLMALARALVRQARIIVCDEATSSVDFETDQKIQRTMAQGFHGKTLLCIAHRLRTIIHYDRICVMDQGQIAEMDTPVALWDQTDGIFRAMCDRSGITREDILMED